The proteins below are encoded in one region of Coffea arabica cultivar ET-39 chromosome 4c, Coffea Arabica ET-39 HiFi, whole genome shotgun sequence:
- the LOC140004767 gene encoding uncharacterized protein, with translation MPAWYNPQAVCAYHSGAPGHATFDCKALKHKIQDMVEAGEIVIRKREAQGPNVNRNPLPEHANIIGIILDDTEYVEPVKELTREAEVFGVTDQPFVIELPFEEDEKPFILDLTPAESEALEPVVIEFPKQEPVLSLQQVPWNYDEPDVQIGEKSIAKKEVSVVTRSGKVASPFENTIPIQANNSEPLVKPTITEKEALDFLKRLQRSEYNVVEKLSKSPAQISMLDLLFSSDMHRDALIEVLTKAQIPKDISVNNFSHVVGNVLFTKQITFSDEELPAEGIGHNKALYIVVRCNGKMLPKVLIDNGSALNICPWSTLEKLGFQNVKLRPSGTIVRGFDGAQREPIGEVDLVIEMGPAQFQITCQVMHFPSVYNVLLGRPWIHKSGAVPSSLHQLLKFVVNDKLITIFAEEDCLVITDSGSKEDGSRNVTMTPHSTADIVSVSWITNEERALSKASVMMAKEMIRGGYEFDKGLGRDLQGILKPVEIVEKNDSFGLGFRPTTKDIREMKERKKAEKEGRQRALDIPPLHYTFPRPAEMIMSEINPVDEIEASLAQLILADATKLRDEVMDVVQSPIQEEDPEEDREEDPEEEISPDSPTVD, from the coding sequence ATGCCCGCGTGGTATAATCCACAagctgtctgtgcttatcattctggggCCCCCGGACATGCCACCTTTGATTGCAAGGCGCTTAAGCATAAAATCCAAGATATGGTTGAAGCCGGGGAGATTGTAATCCGGAAAAGGGAGGCGCAAGGGCCGAACGTAAATAGGAACCCTTTACCGGAACACGCCAATATCATTGGAATTATTCTGGATGATACGGAGTATGTGGAACCGGTCAAAGAATTGACAAGggaagctgaagtgtttggggtcacagaccaaccCTTTGTCATAGAATTGCCATTTGAAGAGGACGAAAAGCCCTTTATTTTGGATCTCACGCCAGCCGAAAGTGAGGCTTTGGAGCCAGTGGTTATTGAATTCCCGAAGCAAGAGCCTGTTTTAAGCCTGCAACAAGTGCCATGGAATTATGATGAACCTGACGTACAGATTGGGGAAAAGTCAATTGCAAAAAAGGAAGTGTCAGTGGTCACCAGATCAGGAAAGGTTGCGAGTCCATTTGAAAATACCATTCCGATTCAAGCAAATAACTCCGAGCCGCTCGTcaaaccaacaatcaccgagaaagaagccTTGGATTTCCTTAAGAGACTTCAGAGAAGTGAGTACAATGTAGTTGAGAAGCTGAGTAAATCGCCTGCCCAGATATCCATGTTGGATCTACTCTTCTCTTCAGACATGCATAGGGACGCGCTGATTGAGGTGTTGACCAAAGCTCAAATCCCTAAGGACATTTCAGTTAATAATTTTTCTCATGTAGTTGGAAATGTGTTATTTACCAAGCAAATCACTTTCTCTGACGAGGAATTGCCGGCGGAGGGCATTGGACATAATAAGGCCCTGTACATAGTTGTAAGGTGCAACGGAAAAATGCTGCCGAAGGTGTTGATTGACAATGGATCCGCTCTTAATATCTGTCCCTGGAGCACTTTGGAAAAGCTAGGATTCCAAAATgtcaagctgaggccttcagggaccataGTCCGAGGTTTTGATGGAGCACAAAGAGAGCCAATAGGAGAAGTAGACTTAGTGATCGAGATGGGACCCGCACAATTTCAAATAACctgccaagtcatgcactttCCTAGTGTTTACAACGTTTTGCTTGGCaggccatggattcacaagtctGGGGCGGTGCCTTCTTCATTGCATCAATTGCTGAAGTTTGTAGTAAATGACAAGCTGATAACTATATTTGCCGAAGAAGATTGCCTTGTAATCACCGATTCTGGGTCAAAAGAAGATGGAAGCCGCAATGTCACCATGACTCCTCATAGCACAGCTGATATCGTATCTGTAAGTTGGATCACAAACGAGGAGCGAGCTTTATCAaaggccagtgtcatgatggctaaGGAGATGATCCGTGGAGGCTATGAATTTGACAAAGGGCTGGGACGAGATCTGCAAGGAATTTTAAAGCCAGTGGAGATTGTGGAGAAAAATGATTCGTTTGGTTTGGGTTTCCGACCAACTACTAAGGACATTAGAGAGATGAAGGAGCGCAAGAAAGCGGAGAAGGAAGGAAGGCAAAGGGCTCTTGACATTCCACCCCTGCATTATACTTTCCCACGACCAGCCGAGATGATCATGTCAGAAATCAACCCAGTTGACGAAATTGAAGCaagtttggcccaatt